In one Silene latifolia isolate original U9 population chromosome 10, ASM4854445v1, whole genome shotgun sequence genomic region, the following are encoded:
- the LOC141605600 gene encoding putative inactive receptor kinase At5g58300, which produces MALQSSPKITIFLLLLPIFPLIYADLNSDSQALLDFSANVPHGRNLNWNLTSPTCTSWAGVTCDSAGTRVIGVRLPGIGLVGPIPAGTIGKLDALQVLSLRSNSLNGNIPNDVSSLPSLRSLFLQHNNLSGSIPEAFSPRLVLLDLSSNSFTGNIPPSVNNLTRLLELKLQDNKLSGGITDLNPPRLKLLDLSNNKLNGVIPNSLEKFPRTSFLGNPLCGPPLGSCSVSAPSPSPSMDRGGGELSRGAIVGIIIGSAAALFLIIMIILLCCLRKRSVEDSPVEKGMEVNTKKGKNQMPKEDFGSGVQTSEKNKLVFFEGCSYNFDLEDLLRASAEVLGKGSYGTAYKAILDEGVVVVVKRLKEVGIGKREFEQHMEMVSKVGQHTNVVPLRAYYFSKDEKLLVYDFISGGSLSAVLHGNGFSGKTPLDWNSRMTIAVGAARGILHIHSEAGGKFIHGNIKSTNVLISQDREGCISDFGLPLLMNFQGITSRSVGYHAPEVVEARKATQKSDVYSFGVLLLEMLTGKAPLKTSHSQIDVIDLPRWVQSVVREEWTSEVFDAELLRSPNFEEEMVQMLQIALACVARVPDMRPLMNEVVRMIEEIRPLDSDENRSKDSNAHTPTP; this is translated from the exons ATGGCACTTCAGTCGTCACCAAAGATAACAATCTTTCTTCTTCTACTTCCTATTTTCCCTCTCATTTATGCTGACCTGAACTCAGACAGTCAAGCTCTTCTTGACTTTTCTGCTAATGTTCCACATGGCCGAAACCTCAATTGGAATCTTACATCTCCTACATGTACCTCTTGGGCTGGTGTCACATGTGATTCTGCGGGAACCCGTGTCATTGGTGTTCGTCTCCCTGGGATTGGGCTTGTTGGCCCGATACCCGCGGGAACCATCGGGAAGCTAGATGCTCTTCAAGTCCTAAGCCTTCGATCAAACAGCCTAAATGGCAACATTCCCAACGATGTTTCTTCTTTACCGTCTCTTCGTTCCCTTTTCCTCCAACACAATAATCTCTCAGGTAGTATTCCGGAAGCTTTTTCTCCTAGACTTGTCTTACTGGATTTGAGCTCAAATTCCTTCACGGGAAACATCCCGCCAAGTGTCAACAATTTGACTAGGCTGTTGGAACTAAAATTGCAAGATAATAAGCTTTCCGGAGGTATTACTGATCTTAACCCACCAAGGCTTAAGCTTTTAGATTTGAGCAACAACAAGTTAAATGGAGTAATCCCAAATTCACTTGAAAAGTTCCCTAGGACTTCTTTCTTGGGAAACCCTTTGTGTGGGCCACCTCTAGGTAGTTGCTCGGTCAGTGCGCCGTCACCTTCTCCCTCCATGGACAGAGGTGGCGGAGAATTGAGTAGAGGTGCCATAGTTGGGATAATAATTGGAAGTGCAGCAGCGCTATTTCTCATTATTATGATAATCTTATTATGTTGTTTGAGAAAAAGAAGTGTAGAAGACAGTCCAGTCGAGAAAGGGATGGAGGTTAACACCAAGAAAGGCAAAAACCAAATGCCAAAGGAAGATTTTGGAAGCGGTGTGCAAACTTCTGAGAAGAACAAATTGGTATTTTTTGAAGGCTGTTCTTATAACTTCGATTTGGAGGATTTACTTAGAGCTTCAGCCGAAGTCCTTGGAAAAGGGAGCTATGGAACTGCTTATAAAGCCATTTTGGATGAGGGAGTCGTCGTTGTTGTAAAACGTCTAAAGGAAGTTGGAATAGGCAAGAGGGAGTTTGAGCAGCATATGGAGATGGTTAGTAAAGTTGGTCAGCATACAAATGTCGTACCTCTACGAGCTTACTACTTCTCAAAGGATGAAAAGCTTCTAGTTTACGACTTCATATCCGGCGGCAGCTTGAGTGCAGTCTTGCATG gtAATGGCTTCAGTGGGAAAACTCCCCTGGATTGGAACTCCAGAATGACAATTGCAGTCGGAGCAGCCCGAGGAATCCTCCACATACATTCCGAGGCAGGAGGAAAATTCATCCATGGCAACATCAAATCAACCAACGTTCTCATCTCTCAAGATCGTGAGGGCTGCATCTCAGATTTCGGCCTGCCTCTCTTGATGAATTTCCAAGGGATCACCTCAAGGAGTGTAGGGTACCATGCCCCTGAAGTAGTAGAAGCCCGGAAAGCCACCCAAAAATCAGATGTTTACAGCTTTGGAGTCTTACTCTTGGAGATGTTGACAGGAAAAGCGCCTCTTAAGACTAGTCATAGTCAAATTGACGTAATTGACCTCCCAAGGTGGGTCCAATCTGTGGTTCGAGAGGAATGGACGTCCGAGGTATTTGATGCGGAGTTGCTTAGGAGCCCCAATTTTGAGGAAGAGATGGTTCAAATGTTGCAGATTGCTCTAGCTTGTGTTGCCAGGGTTCCTGATATGAGACCCCTAATGAATGAAGTGGTTAGGATGATTGAGGAAATCCGGCCTTTGGACTCTGATGAGAACCGGTCCAAGGACTCCAACGCCCATACCCCGACACCATGA